The DNA region TGAAGCCCTCTTGCTAGTTTCCACCTATGGCAGATGGGACATCCATCGTACGACAACAGACAAGCGCGTTATAAGCAGCTCTACAAAATACAGAACTGCTAGAAACGCCAGGAGCCTGCCCGATTGGCTTGATCAGGCAACGTTTCAGGCATATCAAAACACCGACATAAACTGTACATCTGATGGCTACGCCAGGGAACCATCATGTTGGGGAATGTTTTTATCATCGTATGCGAGGTAAGCGCAACTGGCTGTTTGCAAAAGTATATGGTTTCGTACATCTGACTTTCATTACGATCTACAGCGATATTTCACAGTTACAAGACGACGACCTTCCAGAGGAAAGATCGGAAATTGAACGACGGCCGCTCCCCGGTATTCCCGCTGATGAGGTCATGACCCTGGTCAAGCCTAACTCTGCCAATCTTTCCACCACGACTTACTCCCCTCGTCTACCCGCGGCCAGAGGTACCTAAAATGCAACGGCAATCcacccttctcctcgaccttCAGCGGTTCGTTCTCCAAATATTCCTGCAAGATTCTTTGCCGTGTTGACATCTCCCCCCTGatctccttcaccttcacaACGCCAGGACCATCACCGCTgcgtccaccaccaccaagacaccTGTCAACAACCCACTGCTTCTGAAGTGCGTGCATCAATGACGCCATCTCATCGTCTTCCCGGCCTACCGGATCCTCCCGGTAGGGCCAAGAATCATCACTGAAATGGCGCTGCTCTTTGACCTTACGGACAGTACGCACACTCAAATTGCAACCCCTAGTGCGCACTATCATTCTTTGCAGCTTTGGAGAGGAAGCCGCCACGACATCAAAGAACTGCCTTGCCAACTTTCCATCAATCGCTGAGTTGACCATCACGTCCAGAATGTTTTGGTTGAAGGTGAAGCCTGGGTCTCCCTGCTCCAAGACCACCGAATCTTCAGACCATTCCCAGCGATGCTGATTCATCGTTTGCATGGTCGGAAGCAACTCCAGTAGATTAAAGTCGTGCCTCAAAATCGCGCCCTCTGTTGATTGCACATTTGACTGctccttctgcttcttgcGTGGTTCAATAAAGACTACGCTATGGTATACTTCATTGTCGCCATCAAACACTTGGAGTCCTGCGTCGAGCGTGAGGGACAGTCGTTCGAGATTAGGGAACTCAGTCCCGATGGCCTTGTACAATGGGACCTCGTGCCTGTCGCCTTTGGAGCGCCTGACTGGGATAGACAGCTTCTGGACGGATGGAAAGATAGCCCGGAGCGCGGCTAGTTCCTCTATGATTTCAATAGATCCCCCGAGGACATATAgaccttcctcgccctccaggCCAGGCTCAACGTAGTCCTCATCCCATTCGACAAAGCGGAGGCTGTTGACAGTGTTGAGAGGGCAGGTCCCAGTTTAAAGGTTTGTTAGGGAAGCAGGACGAAACAAGCATCCCGCAATGGTCAAATTCTCCAACTTAGGGAACAGTGTCGGGAAGTCTCCTAGACCTTCTAAAAACTCGCGCACAATAAGCCCGCCGACAGCAAGTGTCGTTAAATAGGAGAATAGCCCCTTGCTCTTCACACAGCTGAATTCAGCCAGTGTAGTGTCGCGTGTCAGGGTCAAACTCTTCAGAGCGCCGAGGTGTAGAGGTAGCTTCATACTCATGACGTCAGGAATGAAGCAGTAGTCTAGCTCAAGGTGGTCGATGACCAGTAGCTTTGTCGTTGGCTTTCCGTTGTATAGTGGCTGTGGCAAAGGAGAGTTCGAGTCAGAATTCCAGTCTAGGGCACCGGGACAGGAGCGAATAAGGGGGGCGCGAAGGCGAATCTCTCTGATGATGTGGGTGAATGTGACATTCCTCAGCATTAGACAAAGCACTTCGTACTGGCGGCTGCGTGCCTCTCTCAACGCATTGGGATTCCCCAAAGAATTCACTTCAACTGTATCGTTGAGCTAACTTAGTGAAGGCATGGCGAGGTAATCAGAGCGTACTCGTGAGAATCCAGTATTCTAGGGTTCCTGTCCAGCATCCGTAGCCTGAAAGTGTGTAAATGGAGACGAACCGTGTGACTCTTTTCGTGAAGGGCTCGTAGCAAGCAAGGTCCAAACTGCATTGGGCATTGGTAAACCAAATCACCGAGTCCTGATAGCTTAGAGATCAAATCAGCCAAAGGGTTGCCACGCCCAGTCTGCGTCGTAAATCACTCTCGCGAGATCTGTGCCGTAGTAATTCCATAGTTCTTAATCAGTGCCAGCGATCTCACCGCCGAAATCTGAATAGTCCGGGATTCCGTGAAGCCTTGTATCAGAATGTGCCGGATCTCACCGTGTACATACTTTAAGGCCGCCAGAATGAATGCGACTTGACCGGCGTCTTCTTGACTATCCGCCCTAACTGTCGTCCACTCTGCTCGAAAGCCGCATGTCGTGGAAATTTTTATCCCTTCAAATACGTTAGCCCCGTAACGACATGTACAATATGCAGCTGGACACCGACTTGACTGTTGGTAACGACATGTCGTTCAGCCTTCAAGTTCCTCGCTATTACAGCACTCAGAGCTTTTCTCACGAAAGCTGCCTCTTCTGAAATTACCAGAATTGGCCCTCGTGGTCCGAGCAACAGTTGGATAGATACCTTCACACAACGTTAATTACGACCGCAGCTACGCCGATCAACGGTTCCCAGCCAGTCGTGTGCACCGACTGATAAACGACACACATCTGGACGAGAGAATGGTGGCAAACCAGTCGAGGATCGGAAAAGGAATCGGATCGTTCCAAATAGGTACCAATGACGTTCACGGCTGCACCGTTATTACCATCATCGGCAACAGAGTTGTTTGGATGGCTCATTTTTGGGAGGCGGActggggggaagaggactGGGAGATTCTATTCCAAAACACGCCCTTCTTCATTGAAGAGTTTCGGCAAGTATTTTTCTTCGTTCCATTTACCACCTCTTTGCTCCCCTATTTCTCATATCGCCGGCCGCTCAACGACACTCCAGGTGTGGGCATCGAACGCCGCTAACTCTCTGCGTCAGACACAAAATTCTCTGGCCCATCACTGGCGGTGGTCCAGTCGGCCCCGACGTCGAGGTTCTCGACcccaacctcttcaacaGGCCTGACGACCAAACCCGGGTCTTCATTTACACCCCAATAAGCCTGCGCTGGAATCCCGATACGAAGCCAACTCGAAACGACTTGCAGTTCAAGTACAGAATTGAAGAAGTTACGAACGCAATTCTAACAAGGATTCCAGGCGCCCAGGCAACGATTTGCGGCTACATCTTCTTGGTGTATGAAATGACGTACAATTACTACCCCACACTGTTTCCCACAGGGGAGGTGAGACATGAGTTCCAAGTCCACGGTCCAGACGCAGCAATGGCTGGAAAAACTGCCCGGGGATCCATCATGTTTCAGTAAGTCCAAATTATATCTACCCAGATCCTCCCCTTGGGCCTTCGACGGAGCTAACAATTCGACTTTTCCTCCTGCGCAGATATGATGGCACACATACTGGGCGAAATTGGCGTTTATTCATCGAGCACCGGATATATATAGAAAGGGAGATTCTCAAGGACTCAACCACTACGAGTGTGAGATGGCAGCCATCAATGGAGGTGCGCTCTGGATACCGGTTGAGGATGTCAACTCAAATCGAAGAAGCGTGCCAAAGTTCCAGGGGCCAGACCTCAGCATACCTGCTTCTTCGGTCCCTCAACCAGGTACCTGAAACTCATGCCGCTTCTATTCATACCGGCAACCTCCTCGGGGCAATCTCACCGGTCCCATCGCTGGCTTTTGAGATACGGATCTGGCACAATTCTgtacagaaaaagaaattgCCGACAACAATCGCGCACCCACACGCAGTGACGATCGCAGGCTATCTTCAGTCAGGACTTCGTCATACATTACCCCCTGGAATCAAAATCTCAACTCACGATTGTTGTAAACTCCGCCAGGGAAGCATCAAAAACCGGCGTCAACAAATGTATCGCGTACCCAACCAAGAATAAAACCCAAGAATAGCTCATGAGCATAGTCGGGCACTGCCAAAACCAGACCATCTTGCGACTGATCCCCCGATGGAACATCCTATCCCCTGGCCCTGGCGGGGCAGGAGGTTGCAGGAATAAACAGAGGCATATCGCCAGGTCGGCAGCGCTGAGCTTGTCACTCGAGTTCTCGGGAAGATGACGAAGAAGCCGTTGGTGCGCCGAGCTGATCAGTgcaaagaaggagaggaataAACTCCAGTTCCAGAGCATCTTGGCCACCCAGATTGTTCTTTCTGTCGAGGGCCAGGAGAAGACGCCTATGACTGCTGCTCCGGAGAGCGCTGCCTAGGGAGACCATGTCAGCGCCGTACGATTCCATGGCTTTTGGGTGTGAGGCACTGACTGCTCCTTGTACAAATCTCAACTCCTCTGATTTAGTCTTACGGAAACGAACCAGTGCTGCGATGACTCCATCCTTGTCCTCGCGAAGGTTTTGGTTGCGCTGGATGCAATGCATTGGCTGGACGGTGTCATAGCGCAAAACTCCGGAATAGCTGAAGGCAAAGATCCGGAAGAAGATGCTTCTGGGGACTGCGTTACAGTTATCTGGTGGACCTGAGTCCCGGGTGTTAGGTGATCTATCCATGTTGATACAACTAGAGTCTAGTGTAAAAAGTAGCTTTAAAAGGCCAATGATGAAAAATTGTGCTGTGCTGGTGCCTTTTTGATACCTGGCAAGGCTTTAGTATACTATTATCGATTTCGGGCTTGTATGTTACCACTCCCTGATACGTTTCGGATTTAGCTACATGTATCTTGACTCCGAGATAGAATGACCTTGAGCCGCTTGGGGGCCGGTGGCGGAGATCTACACGCCGTAAAGTACGCGCGTACACTGTGTAACAGCAAGGCTGTCTCGACGTATAAGGAGCCAAAGGGCATCGCCACCACTTGCGCCTCGCCCTCACCTGCACGTTGTGATTGCGATCCTGAATTCTGCCAAGTCCTAGGAAGGAATTACATCCGCGATCAACATTATCTGGTGGAGGCGTAGCTGTACTACCTATGAATCATATCCAGTCATCAGATCGGGCCACACGTCTGGGCACTTACTAGGATTGGCCTGTTCGGTTTCAAGATATGGGCATGATGTCGTCTCATATCCTGAAAAAGTCCCAAAGCAGCGCAGCCTTGTCTCTGCGAAGAGCATAAAATCAATCCACAATCTCGGGGGTTTTCTGACAGTCAATCCACCataccatcaccaccactacccaTCGACACAGTTGCAAACCATTGAACTAGCGATATCCGCCCTACATCACCATGACAGAGGAACAGCGAGATGTCTATCTTTACAGGCGGCCCATTACTAGCCTTGCCAAAGTCCCCGTGCTCAACAAATGGGCCTTTGCCTCCATCAACCACTGGGCAGTCTGCGTTGGCGAAACATGCTACGAGGTTGCCCGCAtccacgaccaccacccaacgGGGAAATCTCACGACATACGCGTCCTTACCAAGGCAGAATGGATTCAGCAtgcccaacaacaaaagctTGCCTACCAATATGGGAATTACGGGAAATGCAATGCCAAATGGAAGGATGACGACATCAAGGAATGCGGTAAGTACAGAtccacctacctacctatagCCTTTTGCCATGACTTGTGCATGTTCAGGCTGCTGACCAATTTCCCTCACCTTCATAGCGGACGACATATGGAAACAAATCTTCGACGGAACCTATGAAAACTTCGAATCGAACTGCCA from Podospora pseudopauciseta strain CBS 411.78 chromosome 6, whole genome shotgun sequence includes:
- a CDS encoding hypothetical protein (EggNog:ENOG503P4GU); its protein translation is MSMKLPLHLGALKSLTLTRDTTLAEFSCVKSKGLFSYLTTLAVGGLIVREFLEGLGDFPTLFPNLRFVEWDEDYVEPGLEGEEGLYVLGGSIEIIEELAALRAIFPSVQKLSIPVRRSKGDRHEVPLYKAIGTEFPNLERLSLTLDAGLQVFDGDNEVYHSVVFIEPRKKQKEQSNVQSTEGAILRHDFNLLELLPTMQTMNQHRWEWSEDSVVLEQGDPGFTFNQNILDVMVNSAIDGKLARQFFDVVAASSPKLQRMIVRTRGCNLSVRTVRKVKEQRHFSDDSWPYREDPVGREDDEMASLMHALQKQWVVDRCLGGGGRSGDGPGVVKVKEIRGEMSTRQRILQEYLENEPLKVEEKGGLPLHFRYLWPRVDEGSKSWWKDWQS
- a CDS encoding hypothetical protein (EggNog:ENOG503PEYK), with the protein product MDRSPNTRDSGPPDNCNAVPRSIFFRIFAFSYSGVLRYDTVQPMHCIQRNQNLREDKDGVIAALVRFRKTKSEELRFVQGAAALSGAAVIGVFSWPSTERTIWVAKMLWNWSLFLSFFALISSAHQRLLRHLPENSSDKLSAADLAICLCLFLQPPAPPGPGDRMFHRGISRKMVWFWQCPTMLMSYSWVLFLVGYAIHLLTPVFDASLAEFTTIPAIVTACGCAIVVGNFFFCTELCQIRISKASDGTGEIAPRRLPV